The following are encoded together in the Nymphaea colorata isolate Beijing-Zhang1983 chromosome 14, ASM883128v2, whole genome shotgun sequence genome:
- the LOC116267471 gene encoding uncharacterized protein LOC116267471 — MARSLLKCMSMSGRFWGEAVRHAVYLLNHLPTKAMGECTPYEAWSVQKPDLAHLRLFGCTVHARVTTPHLKKLDDCSQPMVHLGIEDGCKAHRLFDPRCGRIHVSHDAKFEEKLKWNWNMDAGGNESSNFTIEDESNTELAVDNSVASGQAGRLLSMELGYPAYSSTSMGGEATLVATPARRLLAVETTTALEMEDSNDGPVRYRHIDDIMRDARCVELDDEDVEEEAMLATTEESSYYRRAISQPAWEEAMAREIESIEKNST, encoded by the coding sequence ATGGCAAGATCTCTCCTCAAGTGCATGAGCATGTCGGGAAGATTTTGGGGGGAGGCGGTACGACACGCGGTCTACCTGCTCAACCACTTGCCTACGAAGGCCATGGGCGAGTGCACCCCGTATGAAGCTTGGAGTGTCCAGAAGCCTGATCTTGCACATCTTCGGTTATTCGGTTGCACGGTGCACGCCAGAGTCACGACGCCACATCTGAAGAAACTTGATGATTGCAGCCAGCCAATGGTGCATCTCGGCATCGAGGACGGCTGCAAGGCACACCGACTATTCGATCCACGATGCGGGAGAATCCATGTAAGTCATGATgctaaatttgaagaaaaattgaagtggaaTTGGAACATGGATGCAGGAGGCAATGAATCGTCAAATTTCACTATTGAAGATGAATCCAACACTGAGTTAGCAGTGGACAACTCAGTTGCAAGCGGACAAGCAGGAAGGTTGTTATCCATGGAGCTAGGCTACCCGGCTTATTCATCAACATCGATGGGTGGAGAAGCAACGCTGGTGGCGACGCCGGCTCGAAGATTGCTAGCAGTTGAAACTACCACGGCCTTGGAGATGGAGGACAGTAATGATGGACCAGTTCGGTATAGACATATCGATGATATCATGCGAGACGCTCGGTGTGTCGAGCTCGATGATGAAGACGTCGAAGAAGAGGCCATGCTTGCGACAACAGAGGAGTCGTCGTATTACCGAAGGGCAATCAGCCAACCAGCATGGGAGGAAGCCATGGCCAGGGAGATTGAATCTATTGAGAAAAATTCAACCTAG
- the LOC116267470 gene encoding uncharacterized mitochondrial protein AtMg00810-like → MRGKDHVSVIIGVYVDDLIVTGEDLEAITTFKQQTMAEFEMSDLGLLNYYLGNEVAQSEDNIQIKQVAYAKKVLTQFGMFDYNPTKLPMELRSQLHKDPEGQPVDATEFRRVIGCLRYLLHTRPDLSYVVGVASRFMERPTVMHHKAVKQIL, encoded by the coding sequence ATGAGGGGAAAAGACCATGTCAGCGTCATCATtggagtttatgttgatgatttaattgtAACAGGGGAGGATTTGGAGGCGATCACAACATTCAAGCAGCAGACGATGGCTGAGTTCGAGATGAGCGACCTCGGTCTGCTCAACTATTACCTTGGGAATGAGGTGGCACAAAGCGAAGACAATATCCAAATCAAGCAAGTAGCCTATGCCAAGAAGGTGTTAACTCAATTTGGCATGTTCGACTACAATCCCACAAAACTCCCTATGGAACTAAGGTCGCAACTACACAAGGATCCCGAAGGACAGCCGGTGGATGCAACAGAGTTTCGACGAGTCATCGGATGTCTAAGGTATCTTCTCCACACAAGACCAGATCTTTCGTATGTTGTCGGTGTAGCTAGTAGATTCATGGAGAGACCGACAGTGATGCACCACAAGGCAGTGAAGCAGATTTTGTGA
- the LOC116267472 gene encoding uncharacterized protein LOC116267472 has translation MMEDQGIWEAVEPTTGVAVDTMKDKKARSHLLQALLEDLLMQVAKKAMVKESDFDAMQMQEGEMLDQYAGRLTGMSVKYANLGGTLSNAALVKKLFDTVPNRFLSVIAGIKQFCDLDTMLFEESMGRLKTYEECSHPQSLGTGGNGDAQLLLTQVEWEARQKRSGGDPSLNRKERTHGEGGVRSRGGRGHGRGCWRGIHCDFPLKDRAGGSGGGGRDKSHIRCFNCDELGHYVNRCKALKKKEEAHLTQVDDTGPALLLVELEEVVSAALERPDWQEQQDVVLLNEEQVWSKLHGTKHGMETTDVCYLNNGANNHMTGNKVKFRELDEAITRKVKFGDGSSMQNMGKGSILFRCKNDDQWLLQEVYHIPRLRSNIVSLEQLTEAGHKVVMDEGELEVFVKNPWQLIMKAQNKRPSMLGVHED, from the exons ATGATGGAAGATCAAGGCATCTGGGAGGCAGTCGAGCCGACGACCGGTGTGGCTGTCGACACGATGAAGGACAAGAAGGCGAGGTCACATCTTCTCCAAGCCCTCCTGGAGGATCTCCTAATGCAGGTGGCAAAGAAGGCAATGGTGAAGGAG AGCGACTTTGATGCCATGCAAATGCAAGAAGGAGAGATGTTGGATCAGTATGCGGGTAGACTCACCGGAATGTCCGTCAAGTATGCCAACTTGGGGGGGACCCTGAGCAACGCCGCCCTAGTGAAGAAGCTGTTTGATACTGTTCCAAATCGATTTCTGAGCGTAATCGCTGGCATAAAGCAGTTTTGCGACCTCGACACTATGTTGTTTGAAGAGTCCATGGGACGACTCAAGACCTACGAAGAATGCTCGCATCCCCAATCATTGGGTACCGGTGGCAACGGTGATGCTCAACTACTTCTCACCCAGGTCGAGTGGGAGGCACGGCAGAAGAGAAGCGGCGGTGACCCATCATTGAACCGAAAGGAGAGGACTCATGGGGAAGGAGGGGTTCGCAGCCGGGGTGGACGCGGACACGGCAGAGGGTGTTGGAGAGGCATACACTGCGACTTTCCACTCAAGGATAGAGCAGGTGGCTCTGGGGGTGGTGGCCGTGACAAGAGTCACATCCGTTGCTTCAATTGTGACGAATTGGGGCATTACGTGAACCGATGCAAGGCTctcaagaagaaggaggaggcgcATCTCACACAAGTTGACGACACGGGGCCAGCCCTGCTGCTTGTAGAGTTGGAAGAAGTGGTGTCTGCAGCACTTGAGCGACCAGATTGGCAGGAACAGCAGGATGTCGTCCTGCTGAATGAAGAACAGGTATGGTCGAAACTACATGGGACCAAGCACGGCATGGAAACTACTGATGTGTGCTACCTAAATAACGGTGCCAACAACCACATGACCGGAAACAAGGTCAAGTTTCGCGAGTTGGACGAGGCAATCACTAGAAAGGTGAAGTTCGGCGATGGTTCATCGATGCAGAACATGGGTAAGGGCTCAATTCTTTTTAGATGCAAAAATGATGATCAGTGGCTGCTTCAGGAAGTATACCATATTCCAAGGCTTCGCAGCAACATCGTGAGTCTCGAGCAACTCACCGAGGCAGGCCACAAGGTGGTTATGGATGAAGGTGAACTGGAGGTGTTTGTCAAAAATCCATGGCAGCTGATCATGAAG GCTCAGAACAAAAGACCAAGCATGCTCGGCGTTCATGAGGATTAA